ACTTGTTCAATAGTCGGAATATAAGGCAAACAAATCAGTTTACTATCTATGTTCTCCTTTACGAAATGTTTGTCAACTTCAACATGTTTTTTTCTATTATGAAGTACTGGATTGTGAGCAATGGCTATAGCAGCTTTATTATCACAATATAATCTCATAGGTAGTGAATTTTCAACCCTCAATTCTTCAAGTAATCTTTTAATCCATAACAATTCACAGATCCCATGGACAACAACCCTAAATTCAGCTTCTGCACTACTCCTAGCCACCAAATTTTGCTTTTTATAGAGCCATGTAACAAGGTTTCTTCCAACAAAAGCACAATAACCAGACGTTGATCTTCTATCTGTTATACTCCCAGTCCAATCTGCATTAGTGTATATCTCAACTTGTAGATGTCCATGGTTTCCAAATAATAAACCTTTACCTGGAGTTCCCTTTAAGTACCTTAGAATTCTGTACACTGCATCAAAGTGGTCAGTTCCAAGTGAGTGCATAAATTGGCTTACCATACTTACTGCAAAAGCTATGTCAGGGCGTGTATGTGAGAGATAAATCAGTCTTCCATCTAGTCTTTGAAACTGTAGTGACTTCTTTAGGCTTGGCAGGTTGTAACTTTAGATTCGGTTCTATAGGTGTCTCTGCAGCCTTACACCCTAATAAACCTGTTTCTCCAAGCAAGTCAAGTATATATTTCCTTTGTGAAACAAAAATACTTCTCTTAGACCTTGCAAATTCCATACCAAGAAAATACTTCAAGCTGCCCAAGTCTTTGATCTCAAAGTCATTAGCAAGCACCTTCTTTAATCTTTCAATTTCACTGTCGTCATTTCCTATCAGaataatgtcatcaacatagacaattaaaacaaaaacttttccTTCACTTGAGTGCCTCTAGAATATAGTGTGATCAGCTTGACCTTGAATGTAACTGTGACTCTTTACAGCCCTCCCAAAGCATTCAAACCAAGCTCTAAGGGATTGCTTGAGTCCATACAATAACTTTTTCAATTTGCACACTTTTTCTCTACCAAGTTTACCTTCAAAACTTGGTAGTAATTCCATAAAAATCTCCTCCTCTATATCTCCATTTAAGAAGGCATTCTTTACATCTAACTGGTGTAAGGACCAATTAAAATGTACATCCAAAAGATAATAACACTCAGATTGAGTTTATCTTTGCCACATGAGCAAAAGTTTCTTGGTAGTCAATTCCATAGGTTTGTGTGAATCCCTTGGCTATTAGAATTCAATCATCTAGAAGCTTTAATGAAAATTGTTCTACTCTCTCTAAATTCTAGAGGTTTCTCACCCTCGAAGTGAGCCATTTACATTCCTTTCTTCTCATGTTTTCTCTTAAACCATATAGACCTTCACCATTTGCACCAGACGTGTTACAGACCCAAAGGTAATGGGTTTTGAAGAAAGAGGTCTTAAGCTTCACCATTTGTTTTTTACAATCTTCAAAACTTCTTGTCTTCAATACACTACATTGTGCAAACAGAATGAACTTCCACAAACCATCATTATGATGACGACCAAATTGCCTTTTCCAACACATAAGGAGGTCAGCCACTCGTGAGTCATGACCTAAGCAAGCCCAAAAGACTACATATGGAATTCTCTAAAACACTAGTTACCTCCCAATGAAGCACTGATCAACCAATATGATATGATTCTTTCTTAAGCTAAAATTATCTTTCCTCAAGAGGACTTTCATTGTTAGTGGCTCCTTTGGTttgattttcatttcatttatggTCCTCGATTAAGAAGTTGTCTTTTGGGATGAATAATGTAACTTTTGTGCTTTTTAATACTCTGGTCGTTCATTTTGGACTCTAGCCCCACCTTTCAAAATTATCCCTCAATAACTTAGTTTTCCTCCTTCGATATGATTCTTTATTTGGATATCTAAATTTCAGAGTCTACTTAAATgaaaccttttattttttttactttttttttgcaCATTTTTGATTAATTACCGTATTTGTTTAAAATAGATGAGTACTTGTATGGAGTGTTTCACCCTGAAATGTCGGACCAATGACCACACGGATGgataattttgagaaagtttgtaTGGAAATTGATATGGTAGGTGGAGAGAACGTGGGTAGGGTTTGATATGGCTGTTTCAAGCAATGCATCCAGGAGACTGTGGAATCCACCTTCATTGTTTAATGTAAAAAGAAGTATCACAATGAGAaagctcaaaatgaaaatgattgaAAGTTGGCAATGGTGAGTCAAGAAATTCCttgaaatagaaaagaaaagattgaaAGGTATCCATCTCATATCTCTCAAAGTACACTGTTTCATTTGCGGGTGCGGTGTCAGCAAGAGTAAAATATCTTAAGCGTTTTCCTGAGGATTCAGCCGTGAACTAGGTACCTTGGATACTACTGATAGCAATTTTTCTTCAGGCTGTAACCCCTCATAGAGTCCCATTTTTGCAATGCCTCTAATTCCATACCCAAGAAATGTCTTCAGTGTAATGCTACCTTCTAAACCCTACACCTTAAGCAATACAGTTGGTCGGGCAATGTATAGATCATGACCATTTACATGTGCATACATAGTAACTTTAATTGTTCACAATTTAGAATGACAATTTGGTAAGATGTAATTTCTTGCTCACTTCTGTAACTTCCTTTTCTGGCCCTTGCAGTGCCTCTTCGCTGTTGGATTAGCAGTTGCTTCACCTGCACAATATGAAGTGTAGATTCTTTTACGAAATATTATGAATCTTTTGTTGTAGCATGCTGTTCTGGTGCAAGGTTCCATAGTCAAATGAGTAAAACTAAAACCAAATCAGCAAATGGATGTATCAGATTCCAAAGGTCCCAGTTTAAATTCTGTTGATGTCACAGGAAAATACAATTTATGTTGCAGACAGAAGCAAACCACTGTTGTGTTACACACCCAAATTAACTATAGTTTTCTGATAACAAATCTATGAGAAAATGAAAGGAGTGAATATTCTCTATCTATTGCAAAATCGAGAATGCTAGGATGCACGACATTTTTAAAGCACGAAAGGGCACACCTTATAAAATGTCCAATTTACCCTCTTTTAAGACACAATATCATGTGTTTTCAGACCATCCTCACCCATGAGCATCAGACCCTTCTCGGCTGATTGCTGCACCCACATCTGCTTTGTTTTTGCACCTACAAAAACACTGCAAATCTTGGCCAGCTGCTACTCtgcatttattttcaaaatttttttaaagttgtagAATGGCTAAAGTATACACATCCAAATGAAGATAAAATTGATGCTATCACTTTAGTTAAAAATCACCAAGTACACAtacaaatgaagataaagagaccgtttggattgaaaaatgcTCTTAATcaatcttatcttatcattacagtttttttaaatttttacataaaatataataaataatttaattttttaaattttaaaacaataataatattaaaaaatatattattaaaatattaaaaaaaaatttaaatttttatctaaaactatttcgtctcatttcactatctaaacaatctcaaaatgcaaagaaggtaatatcgaattattaaaaatatatatatctttatatataaaaagaggcTATTTAACAgaaatttgttgttttaacgGAAATGtgttgttttaccgttaaaGTTAGAACTCCGTTTACTAAATCCGTCTAACttcatttattatcttctctttaatttctttcgTACATTTACGTCTTCTCTATTTTATGTCTTCTCATTCgtttctctctccaaaaccaaTTTATCTTGCACAACGCACGACCCAGGGCAAAATCTTTCCCAATTTTCATTGATGGCGGAGAAGAGCTTCAAGTATTGATCCTCGGTGGCGGAGTCACAGCCGTGAGTTTCTTTATCATCGACTCCCGTACCTCTGTTTTtcctttctatctttttttccCCTCAGTTTCGTTTCCATATACTCTTTCTCTTCATCTTTAAACGTTTTCCTCGGTGCAAACTCCacggttttattttaattttgcatCGTTGATTATTTTCCATTAGTGTTTATGAGCCCGTGGTTGTGGATTATGAATAATTAAGCTGAACTTTGTTCAGTTTTTGCTCTTTGCAGATATTAGTATCGCACACTTTTCCCCCAATTACGATCAACAATATGCATTTCAGTGGTTTGtagaagagaaatacttttaaaaTGAGGGATTTAATTAAGTACTTTAGTATTGTTGAAAATGAAGTAAAGGAAGACTGAACCATGTATCTTCGTTGCCTTTTCTTTATCTACGAATATACATACTGtactcaaaaatttcaaaaagtgGTTTTCGTGGTAAACCTTTAGGTAGTGGAGGGGATGAGCTAAGAATGATTGAATTTGAACCGTCAGAAATGCTCTACCTTTGAACAAGTATTTTACGAATGAGTTGATTGACGGAAGCTTCATTCCCTTCTTTATGGTCAGTGACAAACATATTGGACATTTGACTGGGTCAAAATAAGAAAGCGGTACACAGATGATTGCACTTCCTAAAGGCGCATCCTCAACAAACTTGGAAGATAATCACGACTCCTTTAGACCGATGGCAAGACCAGTATAATTCCAGTTGGACGTTTTTAGTCTTGGAAGCAGAGAATTTTAAGAGCTCAGTTTAAATTAAGGGTCCTGATTTTAATGGTTGTAACTATATACCCTTTGCAATGACCGTGAgattaaaattatatagaacTCCATAGCATTTACTCATCCTTGCCTGCTGATGTTAGTCTCTGAATCTTTTGTGGAAGATTTTGTGAAAAAAGAGTGATTTGAGTTTCTTCATTGACTCACTTTTCAGTTGATAAGTTTAGTTAAGACTCTAGGTTCTTACTTGTAATGGGGCAGTactcaagagaaatatttttagcTAGAAGGAACTTATTGATATCAACTTCATGTGCTGGGGCCTTGTGGTGGTTGTGGAtgttttttcttacttttgaGTCAAGTGTAAAATCAACTCACAATTGACTTTTCTCTTTAacttttggtttattcttataattttgCTTTTGTAGTTGAGACAAAATcatatcacaatttactgcttcatgaaaattaattgatttaTAAGCCTCCAAGTTTCGTTGGGCTTTGGTAACTAACAAACTGTTATGGGCCAGATGACGATAGCAATAGCGATTGAAGATGTTCATAGGGAAGTGAAAATATTAAAAGCATTATCTGGGCATAACAATCTTTTTGAGGACACAAACAATGTCTACGTAGTTATGGAGTATGTATACCCTCATTGAAGTTCTTAAAATAAGAAGAATTGTTTCTTGGAGACAACAATTCCCTTTTTGGTCGATTTGAAGAATATTTAGATGGTTTAGTCTAGGCATATTATTTGTATTGTCAATCTTAGAAGTTTTTTCTAAgcatttagattttcttttccCTGCCAGATTGTGCGAGGATGCAGAACTACTGGACAAAATTCTGGCAAGGTAAAAGTGGacaacttcattttcttttgtataaAAAGGTTTTTGTCCTAATCATGGCGAATAAGTCTGCTTTAGTTTTCTATGATTTTGTTTATGGTATTCCTCATGAAGCCTTGTTATCCTTTAATGTAGTGGTGGAAGATATATGGAGGAAGATGCTAAAAAAATTATCGTGCAAATCTTGAATGTAATTGCCTTTTGTCATCTTCAAGGTGTTGTGCATCGTGATCTAAAGCCAGAGGCATGGTATTGGCAATCAATTAGAACAAATATATTGCTTtctttcaattgaaatgtgttggttGTACCCTTGCAGGTGCATGTCCTCttgtgttattattttttattccaaatTTCAGTGATAACTCTGTATGTGCTTACTATTAGcagaattttctttttgtcaCCAGAGATGAGGATTCTCCAATGAAGGTTATTGATTTTGGTCTATCTGATTTTATTAGGCCAGGTAACAGTTGCAATAccacatttttcattttttggtcGTATGGATAAACCTTAGTAAGAACTACTATGATGTAAATAGAAACCGATTGTCCTAATTATTCTGTTTTCACATCTTTGCATTTTATATACTTGCTCTTCGTTGGTTAAATAAGAGGTTCAAGCCTTCTCAAACAGTTATCATCATTCATGGTCTTTGCTTCTTGAAAAAGTCTCCTTTTAGATATGGTTttcgtttttaatttttagtttggtTAGGTTAAGTATTAGGATGTTAAAAAGGACATGGGACAACCACCATTTCTTAATTGGATGTTGGGGCCTGTCATACCATATTTGAGTTCTATACAGATAAGGTCTTTGCTTGATTACTAGGCTCTTCCCCCAAGCGTTAACAGCTTCTCAACTGAACTAATGAAGTTAACCTACGATTGCCATTTTTCTCAACTGAATGGACTAGAATTTATTGCAATGTGCTAGAATATGACATGATAACAAAGAATAACTTCATTGATATTATTCTTCAGGTGCTTTCTTCATAAGGGTATAGTTTTATTTCTAGAATGTGAACTTCTTTTTATATACAATATGATATTGAATTACGAAATATATGATAGGTGATTGGATAGTAGATTATTTTGTTGTGCCTAATTAATtcattagaatttattttcttgaactGTTGAACAATTTTCCTAAGTTTTTTATCCTCTTAGTAGCTTATTCGCAGAATGACTGAGGTAGGCCTCTATTGCCCTCTGATTTGGAGTTTGATAAGAACTTACTAGACTGGATAAGAAATAAGGAATTTTTGGGTGgggaattttatgaaatgagctATTCTCATTTTGTTGAAGTTGGTTAAATCCTGATGCTGTCTTGTTGCCTTGACCATATTTCAAGTAGAAAAGGATAAAACAAAATTGAATTTTCACAACTGttccattatttttgtttacaaGAAAAGATTGCTCAAAAAATGACAAGAAGTTTCCTTGATGAATGCATACCAACAATGtgtgcatatatatgtatatatatatatataatatgagacATAATCCTGCTAAAATGCTAGATGGGATTTTTAAGGAAAACTTTTACTGCAGTAAAATATTTTGTCATGGGACCCACAAGGTTTTAAGACCACTATACGCAAAATTTCAGAAAAAGTCTCCCCCTGCCTTTTAATGTGTAAAAAAAGTTCATTTTCTTGTCACTCAAATGGAGCCTATGTTGTGGGGATTCATATCATAATCTTATTTTTGCACTTATTTCATCGCATTTagcttaataaatttttatactcATTAGATTTTTCTGTCAAGAATATTTATGGTTGTCTCTTAGCTTTCAATACTGTTTTGCAAAatttcccttttctctctacAATCATTCGATAATTGTTTGCTTTGTCTCTTAGCTTTTACCCTTTTCCAAAGGATAAGGATTGAGTGTTGAGTCTTCACCTCACTTTCCAATGCCATGCTTGCAGCACTATGCTATGACGGCACTGCAGTTACTTCCAAATTGGCCTTTCAAacatatcttcacatattttatttagtaatttattttccatatttcattgACTATGAGTGGTTGGGCTTGGTTCAGGCTACTCGATTTGACATGATAAAGAAGAATGTCTAATTAGCATTCTATACATCTTACAATTCAACTACTTCTGCCAGTTTCAAAGGAAGTTGGGAACATTTGACTTTCCTTTACTACTCAAGTTGCCTCAAGATATTGAACTTTGAAATCAAAACTGATACAGTAACATCATTTATGCAGTGCTGAACAATTCTATTACATTCCAAACATCAAATTGAAATTTGGCTCAAGAGTATCTTTGGCTCTTTGTTTACCCTTTTCCCTCTCCAATGAGTTGCTTTCTCTTATATGCACCTTCACCCAGTGTACTTGGATTGGATTGCACCTCTTCTTAAAAAGAGCAAATTATTTGTatagaaattatattattacaTCATTAAATCAGTATTTCAATTGCAAATTTTCTGGATGTGCCACATTTTTCCCTTTTGGCTGAATATATTCCTTTTGACTTCTGGGTGTTTTTTTTATGCATGATAATTTAGAGCTGTATGTTCGTGGTGTCAACATGCATTGAACATACTAAACCTTCTTTTTAATCTCAACAATAAgaaagtttgtttttactatccTAGCATGCTTTTGGACcaatgatataatataatatttggtcCAAAagcatgtgaatttttttagtgCAACTGGGTTTGAAGGAACTAGTTTATAACTGAAAactaatgatataatatataggaCCATTTTATAGTTTCTATTAATGctcttcttttataatatatcacgtgtaattatttataaattacataaacattacattgttatttaattaaccaaaaacaTTACGtccttattaataaaaaaaattagttattaacaaaaaaatatttataaactaAGCAAATGTGCATTGTACGTTACTtttatctagtatatatatatatatatatatttacaaatcaCTTACAAACGTGAGTGCAAGagaactttttatatttatttgttttcgtGAATCTAGGTAGGAGGATGAAAGAGCTATATAGGAGGGAGAAATGTCAGAAATCTTAAAAGAAGCTTGGTTTtatgttttgttattttattttgttttttctttacttatcCGACTTGGCAATATTCGTGCGCTACAAGAGGCTTCCCCATAACATCACTCTTGCAAGATAGCCACACCTCCTATAATTGGATTCTTTGCaccaatattaatatgtaaggTATATGTTTAATGAAATGATACGAATTGAAAacggaaataattttcataagatgaaaatttctcctctcaattttttttatatttttttaaataaaaaagatgattGGTACACGAATTAGTATATGAAATGTACTTGTACCTAACAAAACTCTTCTCCCCCTTCTAGCAACCCTGTTCTCATGGTTGAATTATCCAACATGGTTGAATTATCCAAGCAACAATTGTAATCTCACCTCTGCAACATTGTCAAGTGTTTTGGGCATAGTACTACATTTCTCTTTATTGCCTTCCCACAACTGCAGAACATGAATTGGTAAAGGTTGGAAAGTGTTTAGAGGCTCGTTAATGAACCGTTAAACAGATTCACCCACATTAGCTTCATAGCTCTACTTGTTTTGTCAATTCTGATCATAAACCCCACATTACTTTGAGTTCTCCTCCTTGGTGCTCTTTCCTAACGCTCTTTTAACGGCTTCGTTCGACTTGAATAGAAAGCGGGAGGCTAATCCGGATTTAATCATCATGagtattttcaaattgaatagcCTATTATTCCATGAACGGATCCCCTATAATTCCTTTCTAAATCTACATCTAGTGTGATGGTATTCCTCAACCCTCAGTGGCAAAAGTAAGTAAGAACAATTCAAGAatggaaagaaaagactgggaatcaagaaaaaaatagaattcaaGAACAAGAAAAGAAGCCAAGGCagtcatttctcttattttgcaAGATTTTCCTGGAATCTCTAACCTCCAAATGACACTTCACTCTACAAGGATTTAGAACCATTTTTTCCTCTGATTCGTTggcttttatatttgtttattacATGATGAATAAATGACAACGCAAAATGCACTACACGCTACAACATTCCCTTCACAACAAAATGCACCATTCAACTTAACTACGAAACGCACCGATTGTATTTTCCTACCGTTAATACCATTACATCTACATAAAACGCATAACACCACTTAACTCTACGCACCATTTTATCCCTCCCTTCCCTGTTCAGATTACTCCACCATGATCAAACTCTTTTGTACAAAACTTCAGCACAATCCTCCCAACTTCACAACCAAAACTCCCCTTACAATCTCCTTCCCTTTAAGGTCCTTGACCTCAAGGGCCTGACAACTCTCCCATTTCAAAGGACCTGCCCACAAGATGTGGGTAAAGATTCCTAAGTTTCCACAACAATTCCAAAGATCTATCTTCAAGAGGTGCTTCCATCCATTTGACCAAAACTTTTGTTGCAGCTTGATTACCAACCTTTTTCATCATTCTCTACAAAATAGACTTAGGCTTAGGTTGAATATGACCATGAGAATCCACGAGAGGTAATGTGGAGAGGTATGATTTGTTGGCTTAACTGAACCTTTGACTTTAACAAATGCTTCAATTGATCCCTTGAATTTAATTGTTGGTCTGGTGCCGCATTTGCAGTTGTTCCTGGGATGTAGGCCAACAGTTTATAAGGCAAATACCCATAAAGGGCCTCAAAAGGTGAAACCCATATAGAAGAATGGTAAGTTGTATTATAACACCACTCAATCATAGGGAGCCAAGTACTCTATTCTTTAAGTATGTCAATGGCATAGCACCTCAAGTAACCCTCCAAAGACTTGTTTAAAACTTCAATTTGCCCATCAGTTTGTGGGTGATAGGCAGAATTGAAAATGTAATGGTATTCCTCAACCCCTTATGGAAAATGGAAGTAAGAGCAATTCAAGAATGGAAAGGAAATACTAGGAATCAAGAAAAACAGAATTCATAAACAAGAAAAGAAGCAAAGTCAAATCACTTCTCTTATTTCTGCAGAGATTTTCTAGGAATCTCTAACCTCCAAAAGACACTTCAATCTACAAGGCTTAAGAACCATTTTCCCTCTGATTTGTTGGCTTTTATACTAGTTTATTACATGATGAAGAAACGATGACGTACAATACACCACACGCTACAACATTCCCTTTACAACAAAATGCACCGTTCCACTTAACTATGAAATGCACTGTTTGTATCTTCCTATCGATAATACCGTTACATCTACATAAAACACATAACACACTTAACTCTACGCACTGTTTTATCTCTCCTTTCCTTGTACAGATTACTCCACCACAATCAAATTCTTCGGCACAAAACTTCAACACAATCCTCCCAACTTCACAACCTGACCTCCCCTTACATCTAGATTGAGAAAGAGAGATACAAAAAAATTAGTACAACCATATTTATCTCTTCGAAATTTAGctctaaaatttcaaaattttaagacATCATCATCAGCATTATCTCAGAAAAAATGctatttatacaattattatacaatgttatttaaaattaactAGAAATGACGTAATTTGATACTAGAGTATTAAAAAGTTTAGTGCATGTTTAAACTTTCGACGTAATTTTACTCGTAATAAAATTTGGTGCATGTTGAAGCTTTTAAAGTATGTTTGAatggtgagatgagattagatgaatttaaatgaaagttaaataaaatattattagaatattattttttaatattattattgttttaagatttgaaaatattaaattttttattatattttgtgtaaaaatttaaaaaaaattgtaatgaataGATAAAATGtgatgaaatgaattaaaatgtCTTTTATATCCAATTCTCCTACGacaacaaaattttactaaaaaaaacgtACTCCACCATTAAGTTCTCGTAAGAATTACGATAGAGACTCACGAACTATAGATACATAAATAGCGAATTGACTGTTAATTGCTTGCTTAACGATAAATTCACTATTCATGTGTTCTTGTATACACGAGTGCCTTTGTCTCTAGCTATCATGTTTGTTCTCGTAATCTTATGAATTACTGCAAGTCGGTGAGTACATGAAGAATGAGATAACAAGGTGCGTAACGCACATGATCAACATCAAAAGCCCAATcaagatatatattaattaatcatatgCAGTCCCATCCTCAAGTACCGCCTTGTAAACAATGCTCGCCTCGCTGGCTCCCAGCATATATGCCGACGCCTTGTAAACGTCTCTATCACGTTATGAAAGATCTCACCTCGTTTCGATGGTTGCAATTTTTTCTACAATTGAAACTTTCATTTTACTATCTCCTTCATTTCCTTCACGCTTGCTCTCCCTCCTTATGTTGGCATTCTGTGCGGCAAGACTACCTTGGTTTGTGCCGATTCTGATTGGTTTTggctttcatttcttttatcttgagtttgatttgattgaaaatcaTTGATTGAAGCGCTTCGGTTTCATATTGGTTAAAGTTGGTTGCTTCTGAAGTCTCTTCGCCTGGGCAGGACCAAGCCATTGGGTTTCTGAGAACCGTGTCGTGTTTGATGCTCGCTTCTACTTTCTTTTCTGACTTCGTTGCCGCATTTTTCGGTTTGAGAATGTTGAGTGAGAGATTGATTGTATAATTTTGTGGAATTTGTTCTGAAAAGTCTGGTGGGAATTTTCCTGAAATCTTATTTTAAGGGAGGTTCAAGTAGCGCAAATTACCTCCACCAAAACCAAGAGGCAAAGAACCATTAAGCAGATTCGAAGACAAATCTAAAACTTCAATTGAGTTGAAACCACTTGGGAACACTGCTGGAAAAGTAATTACTCCTCAAAGAAACAACAGTCAGATTCTGCAAAGGAGTGAGATTTTGAGGTATCTTCC
This Carya illinoinensis cultivar Pawnee chromosome 11, C.illinoinensisPawnee_v1, whole genome shotgun sequence DNA region includes the following protein-coding sequences:
- the LOC122282199 gene encoding CDPK-related kinase 7-like, translated to MTIAIAIEDVHREVKILKALSGHNNLFEDTNNVYVVMELCEDAELLDKILASGGRYMEEDAKKIIVQILNVIAFCHLQGVVHRDLKPENFLFVTRDEDSPMKVIDFGLSDFIRPVSSPGQDQAIGFLRTVSCLMLASTFFSDFVAAFFGLRMLSERLIIPIEEITGEIEMAMVLDHVEVDGDRTQKL